The following proteins are co-located in the Candidatus Competibacteraceae bacterium genome:
- a CDS encoding AMP-binding protein, with product MSPDHDGLPNSAEPAPTNAGDAATRLLTVMRELLLEIRQSERDAPALTLDSHIDRDLALDSLARTELLQRIERTFRVQLDEKVLLAESPRDLLELILRASGQPPEATTLAPDWQAPTAQPAATVGSPDGAETLLDMLDWHVERQPERVAIQIYGNDDRIDTAFTYAGLRQRARAVATGLRERGLQPRQTVAIMLPTGPEYFLAFFGILLAGGVPVPIYPPVRPSQIEEHLRRHARLLGNAQTMALITVPEAKLVARLLRAQVEELRHIVTVAELEQEPTPWSDAPVRGQDLAFLQYTSGSTGDPKGVMLTHANLLANLRAMGSIVAAGPDDVFVSWLPLYHDMGLIGACLSSLYYGFPLVVMSPLSFLARPARWLRAIHHHRGTLSAAPNFAYDLCARAIQDHEIEGLDLSSWRMSCNGAEPVNPATIERFVARFEPYGFRPDAMAPVYGLAECSVGLTLQPPGRTPTIDRVRRGVFMAGGRAEPADANEASALLFPACGQPLPGHQLRIVDDRGRELPERQEGRLEFQGPSATAGYYRNPEATRRLFPHGDDWLDSGDRAYLASGDVYLTGRVKDLIIRGGRNIYPYELEQAVGEIPGIRKGCVAVFASADPITGSERLVVVAETRATQPEALTKLRQRIQSVGVDLLGMPPDEVMLAPPHTVLKTSSGKIRRAAIRELFERNTLGRGGRALWLQLTRIALASGWAQTQRLWRGALERLYAAYAWTLFGLLAPTVWLGIMMLPKLEWRWTLSRTATWLLAQLTGTSLTVRGLEHLPAGPCVLVANHASFLDAYVLMATIPRRFHYVAKRELLDNRWIGPPLQRIGTLFVERFDIQRSADEARKIAEAAHAGHSLGFFPEGTFKRMPGLLSFRMGAFLAAAQAGTPVVPVTIRGTRSMLRAGSWFPRRGRLEVRVEAPVQPDGDDWAAAVRLRDQARAAILRHCGEPDLGE from the coding sequence ATGTCTCCCGATCACGATGGATTGCCAAACTCCGCCGAACCGGCACCCACGAACGCCGGGGACGCCGCGACCCGCCTGCTGACGGTCATGCGGGAACTACTGCTGGAAATTCGCCAGTCCGAGCGCGACGCGCCAGCGTTGACCCTGGACAGCCACATCGATCGCGATCTGGCGCTGGATAGCCTGGCGCGCACCGAACTACTGCAACGAATCGAACGGACTTTTCGCGTACAACTGGACGAGAAGGTGCTGCTGGCGGAAAGCCCACGCGACTTGCTGGAGTTGATCCTGCGGGCCAGCGGCCAACCGCCGGAGGCAACCACGCTCGCGCCGGACTGGCAAGCGCCGACGGCGCAACCAGCCGCAACCGTTGGCAGCCCGGACGGCGCCGAAACCCTGCTCGACATGTTGGACTGGCATGTCGAGCGCCAGCCCGAGCGGGTGGCGATCCAGATTTACGGCAACGACGATCGGATCGACACCGCTTTCACCTACGCCGGACTGCGGCAGCGCGCCCGGGCGGTGGCCACCGGGTTGCGGGAACGCGGGCTGCAACCCCGGCAAACCGTCGCCATCATGCTCCCGACCGGTCCCGAGTATTTCCTCGCGTTCTTCGGCATCCTGCTGGCGGGCGGCGTACCGGTGCCGATCTATCCGCCGGTCCGCCCTTCGCAGATCGAAGAGCATCTGCGCCGCCACGCCCGGCTGCTGGGCAACGCCCAAACCATGGCGTTGATCACCGTGCCCGAAGCCAAGTTGGTGGCGCGGCTGCTGCGGGCGCAAGTCGAGGAACTGCGCCATATCGTCACGGTAGCGGAATTGGAGCAGGAACCAACACCATGGAGCGACGCCCCGGTTCGCGGCCAGGATCTCGCCTTCCTGCAATACACCTCCGGCAGCACTGGTGACCCCAAGGGCGTGATGCTGACTCATGCCAACCTGCTGGCCAACCTGCGTGCCATGGGCTCGATCGTGGCGGCCGGACCCGACGATGTGTTCGTAAGCTGGCTGCCCCTATATCACGACATGGGCCTGATCGGCGCCTGTCTGAGCAGCCTGTACTATGGTTTCCCATTGGTGGTCATGTCGCCGCTCAGCTTCCTGGCCCGGCCAGCCCGCTGGCTACGAGCGATCCACCACCATCGTGGCACCCTGTCCGCCGCGCCCAATTTCGCCTACGATCTCTGCGCGCGGGCCATTCAGGATCATGAAATTGAAGGACTGGACCTAAGCTCCTGGCGCATGAGCTGCAATGGCGCGGAACCGGTCAACCCGGCCACCATCGAGCGATTCGTCGCCCGCTTCGAACCTTACGGCTTCCGGCCGGACGCCATGGCGCCGGTGTACGGGCTGGCCGAGTGCTCGGTCGGACTGACGCTGCAACCACCGGGGCGGACACCGACCATCGACCGGGTGCGACGCGGCGTGTTCATGGCTGGCGGCCGGGCCGAACCGGCGGATGCGAACGAAGCCAGCGCCCTGCTCTTCCCCGCCTGCGGCCAACCACTCCCCGGCCATCAACTGCGCATCGTCGACGACCGGGGCCGGGAGCTGCCGGAGCGGCAGGAAGGGCGACTGGAATTCCAGGGGCCATCGGCGACGGCCGGCTACTATCGCAATCCCGAAGCCACCCGGCGGCTGTTCCCGCACGGCGACGACTGGCTGGATTCTGGCGACCGCGCCTATCTGGCCAGCGGCGATGTTTACCTGACCGGCCGAGTCAAGGATCTGATCATTCGCGGCGGGCGCAATATTTACCCTTATGAACTGGAACAGGCCGTCGGAGAAATTCCGGGAATCCGCAAGGGCTGCGTGGCGGTTTTCGCCAGCGCCGACCCCATCACCGGCAGCGAGCGCCTGGTCGTGGTCGCCGAAACCCGCGCCACCCAGCCGGAAGCGCTGACCAAGCTGCGCCAGCGGATTCAGAGCGTTGGGGTGGACTTGCTGGGAATGCCGCCGGACGAAGTGATGCTGGCGCCGCCGCATACGGTGCTCAAAACCTCCAGCGGCAAAATCCGCCGGGCAGCCATCCGGGAACTATTCGAACGCAACACGCTCGGGCGCGGCGGCCGGGCGCTGTGGCTGCAATTGACGCGGATCGCGCTAGCCAGCGGTTGGGCGCAAACACAGCGACTTTGGCGCGGCGCGCTGGAGCGACTGTATGCCGCTTACGCCTGGACCCTGTTTGGGCTGTTGGCGCCGACGGTGTGGCTGGGGATCATGATGCTGCCAAAGTTGGAATGGCGCTGGACGCTGAGCCGGACCGCAACCTGGCTGCTGGCTCAGCTCACCGGTACGTCGTTGACGGTGCGCGGGCTCGAACACCTGCCGGCCGGTCCCTGCGTGCTGGTGGCCAACCATGCCAGCTTCTTGGACGCCTACGTGCTGATGGCGACCATCCCGCGCCGTTTTCATTACGTCGCCAAGCGGGAGTTGCTGGATAACCGTTGGATTGGACCCCCGCTGCAACGGATCGGCACGCTGTTCGTCGAGCGTTTCGACATACAGCGCAGTGCCGACGAAGCCCGCAAGATCGCCGAGGCGGCGCACGCCGGCCACTCGCTCGGGTTTTTCCCGGAAGGTACCTTTAAGCGAATGCCGGGGCTGCTATCGTTCCGCATGGGTGCGTTTCTGGCGGCGGCGCAGGCGGGAACACCGGTGGTCCCGGTCACGATTCGCGGTACTCGCTCGATGCTGCGCGCCGGCTCCTGGTTTCCGCGCCGCGGCCGACTGGAAGTGCGGGTCGAAGCGCCGGTTCAGCCAGATGGCGACGACTGGGCGGCGGCGGTGCGGCTGCGCGATCAGGCGCGGGCGGCGATTCTGCGTCACTGCGGTGAACCGGATTTAGGGGAATGA
- the tuf gene encoding elongation factor Tu, whose protein sequence is MSKEKFERSKPHVNVGTIGHVDHGKTTLTAAITRVMATAFGGEFKAYDQIDSAPEEKARGITIATAHVEYQSPKRHYAHVDCPGHADYIKNMITGAAQMDGAILVVSAADGPMPQTREHILLARQVGVPCIVVYLNKADMVDDAELLELVEMEVRELLSSYDFPGDDVPIITGSALKALEGDQSDIGEPSIVKLVDAMDVYIPQPQREIDKAFLMPIEDVFSISGRGTVVTGRIERGKVKVGEEVAIVGIRPTVKTICTGVEMFRKLLDQGEAGDNVGVLLRGTKRDDVERGQVLAKPGTITPHTQFEAEVYVLGKEEGGRHTPFFKGYRPQFYFRTTDVTGSVDLPEGIEMVMPGDNVRIVVSLIAPIAMDEGLRFAIREGGRTVGAGVVAKVIE, encoded by the coding sequence ATGTCCAAAGAAAAGTTTGAGCGCAGCAAGCCGCACGTCAACGTCGGGACGATTGGCCACGTAGACCACGGCAAGACCACGCTAACGGCGGCGATCACGCGGGTGATGGCGACGGCGTTTGGTGGAGAATTCAAAGCCTACGACCAGATCGACTCCGCGCCGGAAGAAAAGGCGCGCGGCATCACCATTGCCACGGCCCACGTCGAATACCAATCGCCCAAGCGGCACTACGCCCATGTTGACTGCCCCGGGCACGCCGACTACATCAAGAACATGATCACCGGCGCCGCGCAGATGGACGGCGCAATCCTCGTGGTCTCGGCCGCCGACGGCCCGATGCCGCAGACCCGCGAGCACATTCTGCTGGCGCGCCAGGTTGGGGTCCCGTGCATCGTGGTCTACCTCAACAAAGCCGACATGGTCGACGACGCCGAACTGCTGGAACTGGTGGAAATGGAAGTCCGCGAACTGCTCAGCAGCTACGACTTCCCCGGCGACGACGTCCCCATCATCACCGGCAGCGCGCTCAAGGCCCTGGAAGGCGACCAAAGCGACATTGGCGAACCCTCGATCGTCAAACTGGTCGACGCCATGGACGTCTACATTCCGCAACCACAGCGCGAAATCGACAAAGCCTTCCTGATGCCGATCGAAGACGTCTTCTCGATCTCCGGGCGCGGCACGGTGGTCACCGGCCGCATCGAACGGGGCAAGGTCAAGGTCGGCGAGGAAGTCGCCATCGTCGGCATCCGGCCCACGGTCAAGACCATCTGCACCGGCGTCGAAATGTTCCGCAAGCTGCTGGACCAGGGCGAAGCCGGCGACAACGTCGGGGTTCTGCTACGCGGCACCAAGCGGGACGACGTCGAACGTGGCCAAGTGCTGGCCAAGCCCGGCACCATCACCCCACACACTCAGTTCGAAGCCGAAGTCTACGTACTGGGCAAGGAAGAGGGCGGGCGGCACACACCCTTCTTCAAGGGCTACCGGCCGCAATTCTACTTCCGCACCACCGACGTCACCGGCTCGGTCGACCTGCCCGAAGGGATCGAAATGGTGATGCCCGGCGACAATGTACGGATCGTGGTCAGTCTGATCGCGCCGATCGCCATGGACGAGGGCCTGCGCTTCGCCATTCGCGAGGGTGGGCGCACCGTCGGCGCCGGCGTCGTCGCTAAAGTGATCGAGTGA
- the secE gene encoding preprotein translocase subunit SecE — MNPTKPELQTANRADMFKLLAAGTIVLVALVAFYVFANHSLLVRVIGLLAAAGAAVAIALKTEPGAETVEFVRGARSELRKVVWPTRAETTQTTLIVIAMVVIMGVLLWLFDVLLLWLVRLITG, encoded by the coding sequence ATGAACCCGACCAAACCCGAACTGCAGACGGCCAATCGCGCCGATATGTTCAAGCTCCTAGCCGCAGGCACCATCGTCTTGGTCGCACTGGTGGCTTTTTATGTTTTCGCGAATCATTCATTGCTGGTTCGTGTGATCGGTTTGCTGGCGGCGGCCGGCGCGGCGGTGGCTATCGCCCTGAAAACCGAACCGGGCGCGGAAACCGTGGAGTTCGTCCGGGGTGCCCGTTCCGAACTGCGCAAGGTGGTCTGGCCAACACGCGCCGAAACCACGCAAACCACTCTGATCGTGATCGCCATGGTCGTCATCATGGGCGTGCTGCTGTGGTTGTTCGACGTACTGCTACTGTGGCTGGTTCGGCTGATCACCGGCTAG
- the nusG gene encoding transcription termination/antitermination protein NusG, with product MAMRWYVVQAYSGFEQHVKRSLLERINREAITERFGQILVPTEEVVEMRDGQKRKSDRKFFPGYVLVQMEMDNETWHLVRSVPKVLGFIGGTSDKPAPISEKEAQTILQRIQDGVDKPKPKVLYEPGEMVRVTDGPFNDFEGVVEEVNYEKSRLRVGVMIFGRTTPVELEFSQVEKVSR from the coding sequence ATGGCGATGCGATGGTATGTGGTGCAGGCTTATTCCGGTTTCGAGCAACATGTCAAGCGCTCGCTGCTGGAACGCATCAACCGTGAAGCTATCACCGAACGCTTCGGCCAGATTCTGGTGCCCACCGAGGAAGTCGTGGAAATGCGCGACGGGCAGAAGCGCAAGAGTGATCGCAAATTCTTCCCGGGCTACGTGCTGGTACAGATGGAAATGGATAACGAGACCTGGCACTTGGTCCGTAGCGTTCCCAAGGTGCTCGGCTTCATTGGGGGGACCAGCGACAAACCAGCGCCGATCTCGGAAAAGGAAGCTCAAACCATCCTGCAACGGATTCAGGACGGTGTCGACAAACCTAAGCCCAAGGTGCTGTACGAACCCGGCGAAATGGTGCGTGTCACCGACGGTCCCTTCAATGATTTCGAGGGCGTGGTCGAGGAAGTGAACTACGAAAAGAGCCGGCTACGTGTCGGCGTGATGATTTTCGGTCGGACGACCCCGGTCGAACTCGAATTCAGTCAGGTCGAAAAAGTGTCCCGCTAA
- the rplK gene encoding 50S ribosomal protein L11 codes for MAKKVTAYVKLQVAAAKANPSPPVGPALGQHGVNIMEFCKAFNAQTQNLEPGLPIPVVITVYSDRSFTFIMKTPPATVLLKKALGIGKGSPTPNTKKVGEVTRAQLEEVAKAKMPDLTAADLDAAVRTIAGSARSMGLDVREEA; via the coding sequence ATGGCAAAAAAAGTTACGGCATACGTCAAATTACAGGTCGCCGCCGCCAAGGCCAACCCCAGTCCTCCCGTCGGTCCGGCGCTGGGCCAGCACGGCGTCAACATCATGGAGTTCTGCAAGGCCTTCAATGCCCAGACCCAGAATCTGGAACCTGGCCTGCCGATTCCGGTGGTGATCACGGTCTACAGCGACCGCAGCTTCACCTTCATCATGAAGACCCCGCCGGCCACGGTGCTGTTGAAGAAGGCACTGGGGATCGGCAAGGGCAGTCCCACCCCTAACACCAAGAAGGTCGGTGAGGTTACCCGCGCTCAACTGGAAGAGGTAGCCAAGGCCAAGATGCCCGACCTGACCGCCGCCGACCTCGACGCCGCGGTGCGTACCATCGCCGGCAGCGCTCGCTCCATGGGTCTCGACGTTCGCGAGGAGGCGTGA
- the rplA gene encoding 50S ribosomal protein L1, translated as MAKLSKRMQAIRAKLTPGKSHPIEEAFELLKELPGAKFKESVDVAVNLGVDPRKSDQVVRSATVLPHGTGKTVRVAVFAQGVNADAALAAGADVVGFEDLAESVKAGNLDFDVVIAAPDAMRLVGQLGKILGPRGLMPNPKVGTVTPDVAGAIRNAKAGQVRYRTDKAGIIHCTIGKLDFASDQLRENLQALLHDLQKIKPATSKGVYIRRVTVSTTMGPGLTVDQTTLSF; from the coding sequence ATGGCCAAGCTCTCCAAACGCATGCAGGCGATTCGCGCCAAGTTGACGCCAGGAAAATCCCATCCGATCGAGGAAGCATTCGAACTGCTCAAGGAATTGCCTGGTGCCAAGTTCAAGGAATCCGTGGATGTGGCCGTCAACCTGGGAGTGGACCCGCGTAAGTCCGACCAAGTGGTGCGCAGCGCCACGGTGCTGCCACACGGGACCGGAAAAACAGTGCGGGTAGCGGTATTTGCCCAAGGCGTCAACGCCGACGCCGCCCTCGCCGCCGGCGCCGATGTAGTCGGCTTCGAGGATCTGGCCGAATCGGTGAAGGCCGGCAATCTCGACTTCGACGTGGTTATCGCCGCGCCGGATGCCATGCGGCTAGTGGGCCAGCTCGGCAAAATCCTTGGCCCGCGCGGCCTGATGCCCAATCCCAAGGTCGGCACCGTGACACCCGACGTGGCGGGTGCCATCCGCAACGCCAAGGCGGGACAGGTTCGCTATCGCACCGACAAGGCCGGCATCATCCACTGCACCATCGGCAAGCTGGATTTTGCCTCCGACCAGTTGCGGGAAAACTTGCAGGCGCTGTTGCACGATTTGCAGAAAATCAAGCCCGCGACCTCCAAGGGCGTCTACATCCGCCGAGTCACTGTGTCCACCACCATGGGGCCAGGTCTCACCGTGGATCAAACCACACTGTCATTCTGA
- the rplJ gene encoding 50S ribosomal protein L10, giving the protein MSLNLAEKQAVVAEVAKVAASAHSAIAAEYRGLSVTQLTALRVKARETGVYLRVVKNTLARRAVRGTEFECLRPNLVGPLILAFSQEEPGAAARIFKEFLKEKANDKLVVKTLAVGGQAFPASELDRLASLPTRDEAISLFMACLRAPLDKFARTLNEIPGKLVRTIEAVRRQKEAA; this is encoded by the coding sequence ATGAGTCTCAATCTGGCAGAAAAACAGGCTGTGGTGGCTGAGGTCGCCAAAGTAGCTGCCAGTGCGCACTCCGCGATCGCCGCCGAGTACCGTGGACTGAGCGTCACTCAGCTCACGGCCCTGCGTGTGAAAGCGCGGGAAACCGGTGTTTATCTGCGCGTTGTCAAGAACACCCTGGCACGGCGTGCCGTGCGGGGGACCGAGTTCGAGTGCCTGCGGCCTAACTTGGTGGGACCGCTGATTCTAGCGTTCTCCCAAGAAGAGCCCGGCGCGGCAGCGCGGATATTCAAGGAATTTCTCAAGGAGAAAGCCAACGACAAGCTGGTCGTCAAGACGCTGGCGGTCGGTGGACAGGCATTTCCAGCCAGCGAATTGGATCGCTTGGCCAGCCTACCGACCCGCGACGAGGCGATCAGCCTGTTCATGGCCTGCCTGCGGGCGCCGCTCGACAAGTTCGCGCGGACTCTCAATGAAATTCCCGGCAAGTTGGTGCGCACGATCGAAGCAGTCCGGCGGCAGAAGGAAGCCGCCTGA
- the rplL gene encoding 50S ribosomal protein L7/L12: MAVSKQEMLDTIAGMTVMEIVDLISAMEEKFGVTAAAAMAAAPAAAAAAPVEEKTEFDVVMSSFGEKKVEVIKVVRALTGLGLKEAKDLVEGVPSMIKEGAPKAEAEDIKKKLEEAGAKVDIK; encoded by the coding sequence ATGGCCGTTTCCAAACAAGAAATGCTGGACACTATCGCCGGCATGACCGTAATGGAAATCGTGGATCTGATTTCCGCGATGGAAGAGAAGTTTGGCGTTACCGCCGCCGCCGCCATGGCGGCGGCTCCGGCCGCCGCCGCCGCCGCGCCGGTCGAGGAAAAGACCGAGTTCGACGTGGTCATGTCCAGCTTTGGCGAAAAGAAAGTGGAGGTGATCAAGGTGGTACGTGCCCTGACCGGTCTAGGGTTGAAGGAAGCCAAGGACCTGGTGGAAGGCGTACCCTCCATGATCAAGGAAGGCGCTCCCAAGGCCGAAGCCGAGGACATCAAGAAAAAGCTGGAGGAAGCCGGCGCCAAGGTCGACATCAAGTAA